In Paenibacillus guangzhouensis, a single window of DNA contains:
- a CDS encoding substrate-binding domain-containing protein, translated as MQSTGVSVPQDVSLIGSGLTDLVKVSVPQLTTYYVEDSAKTRIVTMLIDLINHPGSGKRTYNFTEFSRYEGGTASARKS; from the coding sequence TTGCAAAGTACAGGCGTTTCTGTTCCGCAAGATGTTAGCTTAATCGGTTCGGGATTAACCGATCTGGTGAAGGTAAGCGTTCCTCAATTAACGACTTATTACGTGGAGGATAGCGCGAAGACAAGGATCGTTACGATGTTGATCGACCTCATCAATCACCCAGGTTCGGGAAAAAGAACTTACAACTTTACGGAATTCTCCCGATATGAAGGCGGAACTGCGTCGGCTAGAAAATCGTAA
- a CDS encoding DUF1259 domain-containing protein: MKIPMSLCSRLATILGGKGMSDGKSCSITIDRKLNAKVLGRNYQTEHEVTIQSLKNGKTLNTAEITLLQSEVQRFNDAARKRNFKVTAIHNHWLFDKPRLMYLHLEIIENPIVFARKLRSALNVLKK; encoded by the coding sequence ATGAAAATCCCAATGTCACTCTGTAGCCGATTAGCAACAATTTTAGGTGGTAAAGGAATGTCTGACGGTAAAAGTTGTTCAATTACGATCGATAGAAAACTGAACGCCAAAGTTCTTGGAAGAAATTATCAAACCGAACACGAAGTCACCATTCAATCGCTTAAAAATGGTAAAACACTAAACACGGCGGAAATCACCTTATTACAATCTGAAGTTCAACGTTTTAATGATGCCGCTAGAAAACGTAATTTTAAAGTAACTGCAATTCACAACCATTGGTTATTTGATAAGCCTAGACTGATGTATCTTCATCTTGAAATCATTGAAAATCCTATTGTATTCGCTCGAAAATTAAGATCAGCTTTAAATGTTCTGAAAAAGTAA
- a CDS encoding zinc-dependent alcohol dehydrogenase, which yields MKAVTYQGPKEIVVKEVPDPTIEKRDDILVRITSTAICGSDLHLYQGNFPLPKDYIIGHEPMGIVEEVGPEVTKVQKGDRVVLPFNVSCGECHYCKHNMESQCDHSNPHYDSGGYFGYSEKFGNYPGGQAQFLRVPYGNFTPFVIPPSCELEDESLLFLSDVLPTAYWSVDHAGVKSGDTVIVLGCGPVGLMAQKFAWMKGAKRVIAVDYLQYRLHHAKRLNHVETFDFTQHDDMGEYLKEITSGGADVIIDCVGMDGKKSPLEYIEQKLKLQGGTLGPIQISTKAVRKCGTVQITGVYGGNYNLFPLGAFFARNITLKMGQAPVIHYMPELLNKITSGVFDPKDIITHRLPLDQADHAYKIFNNREDNCIKVVLKP from the coding sequence ATGAAAGCTGTTACATACCAGGGTCCTAAAGAAATTGTTGTCAAAGAAGTTCCGGATCCAACCATAGAGAAAAGAGACGACATCTTAGTGCGAATTACATCGACAGCGATATGTGGTTCGGATTTACACTTATATCAAGGGAACTTCCCGTTACCAAAAGATTATATCATTGGACATGAGCCGATGGGAATTGTAGAAGAAGTTGGTCCTGAGGTTACTAAGGTCCAAAAAGGGGATAGAGTTGTTCTCCCTTTCAACGTATCGTGCGGTGAATGCCACTATTGCAAACATAATATGGAGAGCCAATGCGATCATAGCAATCCACATTATGATTCAGGAGGTTACTTCGGATACTCAGAGAAGTTCGGTAATTATCCAGGGGGACAAGCACAATTTTTGCGAGTGCCTTATGGGAATTTTACACCTTTCGTGATTCCGCCTTCCTGTGAACTCGAAGATGAATCTTTACTCTTCTTGTCGGATGTACTTCCAACAGCATATTGGAGCGTTGATCATGCAGGTGTAAAATCAGGGGACACCGTGATCGTATTGGGATGCGGGCCTGTTGGACTGATGGCACAGAAATTCGCGTGGATGAAGGGAGCAAAAAGAGTCATAGCAGTAGATTATTTACAATATAGGCTTCATCATGCAAAACGATTAAATCATGTTGAAACCTTTGATTTTACACAACACGATGATATGGGGGAATATTTAAAGGAAATAACGAGCGGAGGAGCCGACGTTATCATTGACTGTGTTGGTATGGACGGCAAAAAATCACCACTCGAATATATAGAGCAAAAATTGAAGTTGCAGGGCGGAACACTTGGTCCCATTCAAATCTCTACGAAAGCAGTTCGTAAATGCGGAACGGTACAGATTACCGGAGTCTATGGAGGAAACTACAACTTGTTCCCGCTCGGGGCTTTTTTCGCAAGAAATATTACTTTAAAGATGGGACAAGCCCCCGTGATACATTACATGCCAGAGCTACTCAATAAAATTACATCAGGCGTCTTTGATCCAAAAGATATAATTACGCACCGTTTGCCACTAGATCAAGCGGATCATGCTTATAAGATCTTTAATAATCGAGAAGACAATTGTATTAAAGTCGTTTTGAAGCCCTAG
- a CDS encoding YqzG/YhdC family protein: MRSKEGKEFGVYILITFDPSTEVIQPIQFGVVRIRS, from the coding sequence CTGAGAAGCAAAGAAGGTAAGGAGTTTGGGGTGTATATATTAATCACATTTGATCCTTCAACTGAGGTCATTCAACCTATTCAGTTTGGTGTGGTTAGGATACGGAGTTAA
- a CDS encoding YqzG/YhdC family protein codes for MKCLIALFITSTVSLEAAPEYAKWGTVVVKETQKRYKADIIDYKHIGRTELTPKK; via the coding sequence ATGAAATGCCTAATAGCACTGTTTATTACTTCTACTGTTTCGTTGGAAGCGGCGCCTGAATACGCAAAATGGGGTACAGTGGTAGTAAAAGAAACACAAAAACGATATAAAGCAGACATAATTGATTATAAGCACATTGGTCGTACTGAACTCACGCCAAAAAAGTAG
- a CDS encoding DUF3231 family protein — protein MGILSGNPKDEPMHFGEIYNVWMASVAARGSVSCYQAFSYHAGDKDLKKILEDLINQAELEIKECDKLLTDNGIAPAPVLPVRPPANLEDIPIGARFTDPEIAAKIAADTSMGIVACSTVMGQSIREDIGALFAKYHLTKTALGGRILQMNKEKGWLIPPPLQIKRPEEQ, from the coding sequence ATGGGTATTCTAAGTGGAAATCCAAAAGATGAACCAATGCACTTTGGTGAAATCTATAATGTATGGATGGCTTCTGTAGCAGCGCGCGGCTCTGTATCTTGCTACCAAGCATTCTCTTATCATGCTGGTGATAAAGATCTTAAAAAAATCTTGGAAGATCTTATCAATCAAGCAGAGTTGGAAATCAAAGAATGCGATAAATTACTGACTGATAACGGAATTGCGCCTGCACCTGTATTACCTGTTAGACCCCCAGCCAACCTTGAAGATATTCCTATTGGCGCAAGATTCACTGACCCAGAAATCGCAGCAAAAATCGCTGCTGATACATCTATGGGTATTGTTGCTTGTAGTACAGTCATGGGGCAATCCATTAGAGAAGACATTGGCGCTTTATTTGCCAAATATCATCTCACCAAAACTGCATTAGGTGGTCGTATTCTACAAATGAATAAAGAAAAAGGTTGGCTTATTCCTCCCCCTTTACAAATCAAAAGACCAGAAGAACAATAA
- a CDS encoding glycine zipper domain-containing protein, giving the protein MAKNNDRNRNDDSDVGAGEAVGAVGGGAMGAVVGSALGPVGTVVGGIVGASLGNKVGDTVDNNGNEQDKQD; this is encoded by the coding sequence ATGGCTAAAAACAACGACCGTAACCGAAACGATGATTCTGATGTAGGTGCCGGGGAGGCAGTAGGAGCAGTGGGTGGTGGTGCCATGGGGGCTGTAGTCGGTTCAGCTTTGGGTCCTGTGGGAACCGTTGTAGGTGGTATTGTAGGTGCTTCGCTGGGTAATAAAGTAGGCGATACCGTTGATAATAATGGAAATGAACAAGATAAACAGGACTAG
- a CDS encoding DUF1657 domain-containing protein — translation MTVGSQVKTTLASLKSAQACLESFALETQNQEAKTMFENAAKTTQSIVDQVSSRVQQLENEEPQFKGF, via the coding sequence GTGACAGTCGGTTCACAAGTAAAGACAACATTAGCAAGCCTGAAAAGCGCACAAGCCTGTCTAGAATCATTTGCGCTTGAGACCCAAAACCAAGAAGCTAAAACCATGTTCGAGAATGCGGCAAAAACAACACAAAGCATTGTAGATCAAGTATCATCTCGCGTACAGCAATTAGAGAATGAAGAACCGCAATTTAAAGGGTTTTAA
- a CDS encoding isochorismatase family cysteine hydrolase, producing the protein MPFKPHPNNTAIVITDPQNDFMSPGGRGYHLTKGTIERNNTIQNLELLMRTAMNKGYKLFISPHYLYPHDYGWQFTGNEQKMLLGLKMYQVANAYTPPSFGADFVHSFKPYIFDRRTVIATPHKVASPQTNDLEYQLRQHRKEKIIIAGVLSNVCVESHMRHLIETGFETAVVYDATATISEEDFQAAVTNYKAFASATWTTQEAISNL; encoded by the coding sequence TTGCCGTTTAAACCACATCCCAATAATACTGCTATTGTAATCACAGACCCACAAAATGACTTTATGAGTCCTGGGGGAAGAGGCTATCATCTGACTAAAGGAACTATTGAACGAAACAATACTATACAAAACCTTGAACTATTAATGAGAACTGCCATGAATAAGGGATATAAACTTTTCATATCGCCCCATTATTTATACCCTCATGATTATGGCTGGCAATTTACAGGAAATGAACAAAAGATGCTATTAGGTCTTAAAATGTATCAAGTGGCAAATGCGTACACACCACCGTCATTTGGAGCTGATTTTGTTCATTCTTTCAAACCTTATATTTTTGATAGAAGAACCGTCATTGCAACGCCTCACAAGGTTGCCAGCCCACAAACAAATGACTTGGAATATCAGTTACGACAACATAGAAAAGAGAAGATAATTATTGCAGGGGTGCTTTCCAACGTTTGTGTAGAGTCACATATGAGGCATCTAATCGAAACTGGTTTTGAAACAGCTGTTGTATACGATGCCACGGCAACAATTAGTGAAGAGGATTTTCAAGCTGCCGTTACCAATTATAAAGCATTTGCCAGTGCTACTTGGACGACACAGGAGGCTATTTCAAACTTATAA
- a CDS encoding M23 family metallopeptidase — protein sequence MKPQKIRHERRSSLLYSPKYWLLLMSFCSLAVGIVVYNGRHLSGLTPTLNQKEGHPADAMYQKSAELIHQNVLDFHMFDFEHGWVRYKDGVVKTDDGGGHWQEAEASMTNDPTEGNVVADAVTLGLLDLRKHPQPDTLTVGSKAFLVKQSQFLTDRIGWALVEDIKELQTPLLVTADGGQTWSNEVTPGIRASMIEEKDRLLRMKKEAAMYASADIAKSVIHSEWTLLPETSAPGDVVLVRHNKPGKVEWLGKTYTLEPFGDGYFTYLPLTIEAKPGKYSIGDQTLTIHAKKFETQYLKVTQQMESMRQDTQRIQADHKKIDLARSKSEPEFLFNSPFVQPVEGILTTPYGYTRYVNGKYDRAHMAIDLAAKEGTPIKATNDGIVVLAESMYLTGNSVYIDHGMGLFSQYAHLSELRVKAGDRVKQGDIIGLVGTTGFSTGPHLHFTFWAHNVQVNPNLFFNTTPFQWLKGK from the coding sequence ATGAAACCGCAAAAGATTCGTCACGAGCGCCGATCTTCACTGCTTTACTCGCCGAAGTATTGGCTGCTACTAATGAGCTTCTGCTCATTGGCGGTTGGTATCGTCGTGTACAACGGAAGACATCTGTCGGGATTGACACCAACGCTTAATCAGAAAGAGGGACATCCTGCGGATGCCATGTACCAGAAATCAGCGGAGCTTATCCATCAAAATGTACTTGATTTTCATATGTTTGACTTCGAACATGGCTGGGTGAGATATAAAGACGGCGTGGTGAAGACGGATGATGGAGGCGGGCATTGGCAGGAGGCGGAAGCAAGTATGACGAACGATCCGACTGAGGGTAATGTGGTCGCAGATGCAGTGACGCTCGGACTACTTGACTTGCGCAAGCATCCACAGCCTGACACACTAACGGTTGGATCTAAAGCATTTCTTGTCAAACAATCACAATTTCTGACGGACCGGATCGGGTGGGCACTCGTTGAGGATATAAAGGAGCTGCAGACTCCATTATTGGTGACGGCAGATGGAGGACAAACCTGGAGCAATGAGGTCACACCGGGCATTCGTGCAAGCATGATCGAAGAGAAAGATCGGCTTCTTCGTATGAAAAAGGAGGCGGCTATGTACGCTTCAGCCGATATCGCCAAATCCGTAATCCACTCGGAGTGGACACTCCTGCCGGAAACATCTGCACCAGGAGATGTCGTCCTTGTTCGCCATAACAAGCCGGGGAAGGTTGAGTGGTTGGGTAAAACGTATACCCTGGAGCCTTTTGGAGACGGTTACTTCACCTATCTTCCCTTAACCATTGAGGCTAAGCCTGGGAAGTATTCGATCGGCGATCAAACGCTGACGATTCACGCGAAGAAGTTCGAGACACAATACCTGAAAGTAACACAGCAAATGGAGAGCATGCGTCAGGATACGCAGCGGATTCAGGCAGATCATAAGAAAATCGATCTTGCACGCAGCAAGTCGGAGCCGGAGTTTCTTTTTAACAGCCCTTTCGTCCAGCCGGTTGAAGGGATCTTGACGACACCTTATGGATACACCCGTTATGTGAACGGGAAGTACGACAGAGCCCATATGGCTATTGATCTGGCTGCGAAGGAAGGCACCCCGATCAAAGCGACCAACGACGGTATAGTCGTACTGGCCGAAAGCATGTATCTAACCGGAAATTCTGTTTACATCGACCATGGAATGGGGCTTTTCTCGCAGTATGCCCATCTCTCCGAACTACGCGTAAAAGCGGGCGATCGGGTGAAGCAGGGTGATATCATCGGTCTCGTAGGCACCACAGGCTTCTCGACAGGTCCGCATCTGCACTTCACCTTTTGGGCGCATAATGTGCAGGTCAATCCGAACCTTTTTTTCAATACGACACCGTTTCAGTGGTTGAAGGGCAAGTGA
- a CDS encoding SDR family NAD(P)-dependent oxidoreductase codes for MDMGLKNKTALVTGSSRGIGKAIALELAREGVHVLINGRNNDDVEHTVAEIQAMFPETEPRNATADLVDARQREALIAKFPHVDILVNSMGIYEIMSYNDVDDAVWEKYFRTNVLAANGLTKFYLPSMLNREYGRIIFIASEEAVMPSGQMPQYGVTKSMLLSLSKSLSKLTRGAEVTVNTILPGPTLSENVQQIIESIYLNEEMTFEAKEKDFMTKNLPQSEIQRFIRPAEIGRLTAFVCSPMASAFKGSPIRMDGGLVPTIF; via the coding sequence ATGGATATGGGATTGAAGAATAAGACTGCTCTAGTAACGGGATCATCCAGAGGCATAGGAAAAGCGATTGCCCTTGAACTTGCCAGAGAAGGCGTTCACGTTCTCATAAATGGTCGGAACAACGATGACGTAGAGCACACGGTCGCGGAGATCCAAGCGATGTTCCCGGAGACGGAACCTCGGAATGCAACGGCCGATCTCGTCGATGCGAGGCAAAGAGAAGCTCTAATCGCGAAGTTCCCCCACGTCGATATTCTCGTCAATAGCATGGGCATCTATGAGATCATGTCCTACAACGACGTAGACGATGCCGTATGGGAGAAGTACTTCCGCACGAACGTTCTCGCGGCTAACGGCTTAACCAAGTTTTATTTGCCTTCTATGCTAAACCGCGAATACGGCCGCATTATCTTTATTGCGAGCGAGGAAGCCGTCATGCCTTCTGGACAGATGCCTCAATACGGCGTGACCAAATCCATGCTGTTGTCGTTGTCTAAGAGCTTGTCCAAGCTGACCCGCGGAGCGGAGGTTACCGTGAACACGATCCTGCCGGGACCAACCCTCTCTGAGAACGTGCAGCAGATCATCGAGAGCATTTATTTGAACGAAGAGATGACATTTGAGGCTAAAGAAAAAGACTTTATGACGAAGAACCTGCCTCAATCCGAAATCCAAAGGTTTATAAGACCTGCGGAGATCGGCCGATTGACTGCTTTCGTCTGCAGCCCGATGGCCTCCGCCTTCAAAGGTTCTCCGATCCGCATGGACGGTGGATTGGTACCGACAATATTTTAA
- a CDS encoding helix-turn-helix transcriptional regulator: protein MNAPSADRIKIASGFWTSLRGIGVEPLDVARQARLPLTVINEPFVTTAQYYSIWQAFSEQVGDTATGIVKLATAYKTAQYPPAALATFHARDYRDALNRMARYKQMCPPENLQIREEGEQCSIELECQHSEKPGPPVLIGITLAYLLELGRRGTGRHLTARSVEFIHPMGDVQALEGYFGCRVRTRADRNRLTLNRDDLDRPFVSYNEELLEILTPALERTLDERQSQLTMSDKVKWILSRCLTRGRIDIQTVASELGMSDRTLQRRLTDEGASFKQLLTQTRHEQALAYLADPSLEIKEVAFLVGYEDQNSFYRAFRSWEGETPANWRVAQENWRSSLVTE, encoded by the coding sequence ATGAACGCTCCTTCCGCAGACCGTATCAAGATCGCGTCAGGCTTCTGGACAAGCCTGAGAGGAATAGGGGTAGAACCACTTGACGTAGCGCGCCAAGCCCGTCTACCGCTAACCGTCATCAACGAACCGTTCGTCACGACTGCCCAATATTACTCGATCTGGCAAGCCTTTTCTGAACAAGTCGGAGACACCGCTACGGGAATTGTCAAGCTTGCGACCGCGTACAAGACGGCTCAGTATCCGCCGGCCGCCCTGGCGACCTTCCACGCTCGCGACTACCGGGACGCGCTGAACCGAATGGCGCGCTATAAGCAAATGTGCCCTCCGGAAAACTTGCAAATTCGGGAAGAAGGCGAGCAATGCTCAATTGAATTGGAGTGTCAGCATAGCGAGAAACCCGGACCGCCGGTGCTTATCGGCATCACGCTCGCCTACCTGCTTGAGCTAGGGCGCCGGGGTACCGGCCGTCATCTGACAGCTCGCTCTGTTGAATTCATACACCCCATGGGCGACGTTCAAGCCCTTGAAGGTTATTTCGGTTGCCGCGTTCGGACGAGGGCGGACCGCAATCGGCTAACGTTGAATCGCGACGATCTGGACCGTCCTTTCGTGTCGTACAACGAAGAACTTCTCGAGATTCTAACTCCCGCTTTGGAACGTACGCTGGATGAACGACAGAGCCAGCTCACCATGAGCGATAAAGTGAAGTGGATCTTGTCTCGATGCCTAACGAGAGGGCGAATCGACATTCAAACCGTAGCCTCCGAGCTGGGGATGAGCGATCGTACCTTACAGCGCAGGCTGACGGACGAAGGCGCAAGCTTCAAGCAGTTGCTGACGCAAACCAGGCACGAGCAGGCCCTCGCTTACTTGGCAGACCCGTCGTTGGAGATCAAAGAGGTCGCTTTTCTCGTCGGCTACGAGGACCAGAATTCGTTCTATCGCGCGTTCCGCTCATGGGAAGGGGAGACTCCCGCTAATTGGCGCGTCGCGCAAGAGAATTGGCGCTCCTCGCTAGTTACCGAGTAG
- a CDS encoding copper amine oxidase N-terminal domain-containing protein: MTVIVAAHILLFAAVPVTPLNVYVNGEQQENVLVVKGRTLVPLRAFDDPTQFIYTFDYISKTVNIINKVNQVSIQISVGAQEATINGKKVNLDAQVTLKDGRIFVPLRFLSENLGGNFIYDKVGKKVVVGYPIGRS; encoded by the coding sequence ATGACGGTTATTGTAGCTGCGCACATACTGTTATTCGCCGCAGTGCCGGTAACACCGCTTAACGTTTATGTGAATGGGGAACAACAGGAAAATGTGCTAGTGGTGAAGGGCCGCACACTAGTGCCATTGCGTGCATTTGATGATCCAACTCAGTTTATTTATACCTTCGATTACATATCGAAGACAGTCAATATTATTAACAAGGTCAACCAAGTGAGCATACAGATAAGTGTCGGGGCGCAGGAAGCAACTATTAACGGAAAGAAAGTGAACCTGGATGCGCAAGTAACCTTAAAAGATGGTCGTATCTTTGTGCCGTTGCGTTTTTTGTCTGAGAACCTAGGAGGGAACTTTATTTATGACAAAGTGGGCAAAAAAGTTGTAGTTGGGTACCCCATCGGTAGATCATAA
- a CDS encoding RNA polymerase sigma factor: protein MESEERLFELCRKGDKDAFFKLVEPLLSRVYSTSAAILRSNHLAEDAVQNTLNEAYQAIIKGKK from the coding sequence ATGGAAAGTGAAGAACGATTGTTTGAGTTGTGCCGGAAAGGCGATAAAGATGCTTTTTTCAAGCTGGTGGAACCTCTACTGAGCCGAGTTTATAGCACATCCGCTGCTATTTTACGCTCAAATCACTTGGCTGAGGATGCAGTACAGAACACGCTGAACGAAGCTTATCAAGCCATTATCAAAGGAAAAAAATAA
- a CDS encoding DUF5643 domain-containing protein, which translates to MKKTTIALLSAALLIGGTWSSHAVQAASQVEAGQSAVSSGFKLNPAITKEYGGAVFELESLTTTPQSTEYLISRIMPETLDPEIDRNLMIMNYLVMDSNGWIYDRIQAEDKGREKPDGTFDRYYKEKLGALKGKPKELIILPYVGGNYDDKSTKYSDKASVTAKLSDNYPVKLDQGKIGTMTVTDVKFEKKRTVLTLSIEGKTASIQNVGTWLLENGKAMDYSRKELISVKNGVYHYELEFPAVDRKVPLQVMTKRMTPVTFLNELEMKVKLQ; encoded by the coding sequence ATGAAAAAAACAACCATCGCATTATTAAGTGCAGCGTTATTAATCGGAGGAACTTGGTCGTCGCATGCCGTTCAAGCGGCTTCCCAAGTGGAAGCCGGGCAAAGTGCCGTGAGCTCCGGCTTCAAGCTGAATCCGGCAATAACAAAAGAATACGGGGGAGCCGTATTTGAACTGGAATCTTTAACGACCACGCCGCAGTCGACGGAATATCTCATTTCACGGATCATGCCCGAGACTCTGGATCCAGAAATTGACCGCAATTTGATGATCATGAACTATCTCGTCATGGACAGCAACGGATGGATTTACGATCGGATTCAGGCGGAAGACAAAGGACGAGAAAAGCCGGACGGCACGTTTGACCGTTATTATAAAGAGAAACTGGGCGCCTTAAAAGGCAAACCGAAGGAACTTATCATCTTGCCCTATGTAGGAGGCAATTATGATGATAAAAGTACAAAGTATTCGGACAAAGCCAGCGTAACGGCGAAACTATCGGACAATTATCCGGTTAAGTTGGATCAAGGCAAGATCGGCACCATGACTGTAACGGACGTTAAATTCGAAAAGAAACGGACCGTTCTTACGTTGTCGATCGAAGGGAAGACGGCCTCAATTCAAAACGTCGGAACATGGCTTCTGGAAAATGGGAAGGCCATGGATTACAGCCGCAAGGAATTGATCAGCGTGAAAAACGGCGTTTACCACTACGAGCTTGAATTCCCGGCGGTTGACCGCAAAGTGCCGCTTCAGGTGATGACCAAGCGAATGACGCCCGTTACGTTTTTGAACGAGCTGGAGATGAAGGTTAAGCTCCAGTAA
- a CDS encoding DUF5643 domain-containing protein has product MMMKKTTIAILSAALLLGGALSSPAIQAASKSEADQSAVSSGFKMNPAITKEYGGAVFELESLTTTPQSTEYLISRNMPETLDPEIDRNIMEMNYLVMDSNGWIYDRIQAEDKMREKPDGTFDRYYKEKLWPLKGKPKELILKPYVGGTSIKSAGKDDVTAKLTNKFPVTLDQGKIGTMTVTGVKFEKKRTILTLSIKGETASIQSVVTWLVANGKAMDYSRKELISVKNGVYHYELEFSAVDRKLPLKVMTKRMTPVTFLNELEMRVKLPL; this is encoded by the coding sequence ATGATGATGAAAAAAACGACCATTGCGATATTAAGCGCAGCGTTATTGTTGGGAGGAGCCTTATCGTCACCAGCTATTCAGGCGGCTTCCAAATCGGAAGCTGACCAAAGCGCCGTGAGCTCCGGCTTCAAGATGAATCCGGCAATAACAAAAGAATACGGGGGAGCCGTATTTGAACTGGAATCTTTAACGACCACGCCGCAGTCGACGGAATATCTCATTTCACGGAACATGCCCGAGACTCTGGATCCAGAAATTGACCGCAATATAATGGAAATGAACTATCTCGTCATGGACAGCAACGGATGGATTTACGACCGTATTCAGGCGGAAGACAAAATGCGCGAAAAGCCGGATGGCACGTTCGACCGTTATTATAAAGAGAAACTGTGGCCATTAAAGGGCAAACCGAAGGAACTCATTCTTAAGCCCTATGTGGGAGGTACAAGCATAAAGTCGGCGGGAAAAGATGACGTGACGGCCAAGCTGACGAATAAATTTCCGGTGACCCTGGATCAAGGGAAGATCGGCACCATGACCGTAACGGGCGTAAAATTTGAGAAGAAGCGGACTATTCTTACGTTGTCGATCAAAGGGGAGACGGCTTCGATTCAGAGTGTTGTAACATGGCTTGTAGCAAATGGAAAGGCCATGGATTACAGCCGTAAGGAATTGATCAGCGTGAAAAACGGCGTATACCATTACGAGCTTGAATTCTCAGCGGTTGACCGTAAATTGCCGCTGAAAGTGATGACCAAGCGTATGACACCCGTTACGTTTTTGAACGAACTGGAGATGAGGGTTAAGCTACCGCTATAG
- a CDS encoding phosphotransferase: MGGTNVWDAEWEVNEEQARTLIGRQFPQLSSKQVKRLGWGWDNTVFLIGDEYVFRFPRRTIAVGSIRMEGKLLPKLEAYMTIPYPKPLFYGEASDEYPAPFLGYAYVPGDFPIGLTEERRALSAETLAKFLRRLHEFPVQAALKCGVQQDHRNLTDIASRKVKLEGFLSKVVEHLSPEESGVIEAYISRLQKDRVEAVNALLHGDLHFKNMLVNENGIVSGIIDWGDLSVGHPACDLSVAYSFLPPYARGVFFETYGGADEETKLLARLIAVYIPILILMQAVDDGNEAIVAEAKSNIMRALSD; this comes from the coding sequence ATGGGAGGAACGAATGTATGGGATGCGGAGTGGGAGGTTAACGAAGAGCAGGCGCGGACGCTGATCGGCAGACAATTCCCTCAGCTGTCATCGAAGCAAGTGAAGCGATTGGGCTGGGGCTGGGACAATACGGTTTTTCTCATCGGTGACGAGTACGTGTTCCGGTTTCCAAGAAGAACGATTGCAGTTGGCTCGATTCGTATGGAAGGGAAGCTGCTGCCGAAGCTGGAGGCATATATGACCATCCCCTATCCGAAACCGTTGTTTTATGGCGAAGCAAGTGACGAATACCCGGCACCATTTCTTGGCTATGCCTACGTGCCAGGAGATTTCCCAATCGGTTTGACGGAAGAACGCCGGGCTTTATCGGCAGAGACGCTGGCGAAATTTTTGCGGAGATTGCATGAGTTTCCGGTGCAGGCGGCGCTGAAGTGCGGAGTTCAGCAAGATCATCGAAACTTGACGGACATAGCATCGCGCAAAGTGAAATTGGAGGGCTTTCTATCGAAGGTGGTTGAACACTTGTCGCCGGAGGAGTCCGGTGTGATCGAAGCGTATATTAGCAGGCTGCAAAAGGACCGTGTCGAGGCGGTGAATGCACTGCTACATGGCGATCTTCATTTCAAAAATATGCTTGTGAATGAGAACGGGATCGTTTCCGGCATCATTGATTGGGGCGATCTGAGCGTAGGCCATCCGGCTTGCGATTTGAGCGTTGCTTATAGCTTTTTACCACCTTACGCTCGCGGCGTGTTTTTCGAAACGTACGGAGGAGCGGACGAGGAAACGAAGCTGCTGGCGCGGCTGATCGCGGTATACATCCCCATACTGATCTTAATGCAAGCGGTCGATGACGGGAATGAAGCGATTGTGGCAGAGGCGAAATCCAACATCATGCGGGCACTGTCGGATTAG